CACCCCGACGTGCTCAACATACTCCTGCAGGTCCTCGAGGACGGCATGATCACCGACGCGTACGGCGAGGTGGTCGACTTCAAGAACTCCATCGTGATCATGACCTCCAACATCGGATCCCAGCACGTGGCGCGCACCGGCGGCAAGATGGGGTTCAAGGGGGACGACCGGGCGCAGGCCTTCAAGGACCGTCGCGACCTGGTGATGGGCGAGGTCAAGAAGACGCTGAGCCCGGAGTTCATCAACCGGATCGACGAGATCATCGTCTTCGACGCGCTCTCGGAGGACCAGCTCCAGGCGATCGCGCGGATCATGGTCCGCAAGCTCAACGCCTCGCTGGAGGAACGGAGCATCCAGATCGCCGTCACCGACGAGGTGTGCGCCTGGCTGGTCAAGACGACCTGCCAGGACCGGTCCTACGGCGCCCGGCCGCTCCGCCGGGCGATTCAGCGCCACGTCGAGGATCCCCTCTCCGAAGCCCTGATCCGAGGGCACTTCCAGGAACGGGGGCTCATCGAGGTCTACCTCGAGGACGGCCAGCCCGCCTTCCGGGCCACCATCCAAGCACCGTCCGCGTGAGGGCCCTTCGAGCTCGGCGCGTCTCGAGCGGGAGACGGGGCGGTCCGACGCATCCCGAAGTAGAATGGCGCTCCCGGCGGGGACTCCCCGGCCCTGAGGGATCGCGTTCGTGGAGTGCGATGTGCCGGCCCGGGTCGAAAGGGGCGCCGCCCGTGCAACGGAAGGTGGAATGATCTCGGGCTCCCGAACGCTCGCCGCCCTCGTGCTCGCCGCCACCGCCTGCGTCGCACTTCCCGCTCGAGCCCAGCCGACGCAGGGAACCGTCGAGGCGATCGAGACCCAGGGGCTGCAGCGGATGACCCGGGAGGCCCTCCTGCACGTCTTCGGGATCCACGTCGGCGAGCCGTACGACCCGGCGAAGATCCGCGAGGAGTTCCGAAAGATGTGGAACCTCGGGATCTTCAGCGACATCAGCGTCGAGGCGGAGGACGGCCCGAACGGCGGGAAGGTCCTGATCCTGAAGGTGAAGGAAAAAGTGGTCCTCACCTCGGTCGCGTACGAGGACAACAAGGTCCTGACGCGAACGCAGATCGAGGATCGCCTCAAAGAGCGGAAGATCCTGCTCGATCCCGGCAAGCCGCTGAACCTCAAGTCGGTGTTCGAGGCGGAGTCGGCGATACGCGACTATCTGGGGGAGAAGGGATACCTCGACCCGCAGGTCTCCCACCGGATCGACAATCCCACCGAAACCACCGGCACCGTGAACTTCTCGATCCGGCCCGGGGGAAAGACCCGCATCCGCGGCATCCATTTCGTCGGCAACACGGTGTACAGCGAGCGGAGGCTGCTGAAGAGCCTCAAGCTGACGAGGGCGTGGCGCTGGTGGTGGCCATGGTCATCGAAGGCGCTCTACCACCCCGCCAAATGGGACATGGACGTCGCCAACGTTCGCGAGCTCTACGAGAACCGCGGCTACCTGGACGTGGACATTCGCCCGCCGGTGGTGGACGTGAAGCAGATCGTGAAGGGCGGCTCCGGGAAGCCGGCGGACGCAGCGAAGGACAAGGCGGCCGCGGCGACCCCCGAGGCCCCGGGAGGGGGAAAGGACGCCGCGGCGGCGTCGCCGAAAGCGGCTGAAGCGCTCCGACCGCTGTCTCCGCGCGAGGAGCGCAAGCGTGCCGAGAAGCGGCGGCGGGAGGAGGAGAGGGCGAAGAAGAGGGCCGAGAAGGCCAGGAAGAAGGCCGAGCCGAAGGTCAAGCGTTGGGTTTACCTCACCGTCCCGGTCTCGGAGGGGCCGGAGTACCGGGCGGGCAACATCTCGGTCACCGGCAACTCGCTCTTCGCCGACAAGGACCTCCTCGCGTTCATCCCGCTCCGCAAGGGGGACGTGGTCAACATCGGTCTCCTCAAGATCGCCGTGGACGCGATCACGAAGGCTTACGGGAACAAGGGGTACTACCTCGCGACGGCCGTGCAGCAGCGGGAACGGCACCCGGAGACGAAGATCGCGGACGTGCAGATCGTGATCAACGAGGACAAGCCGTACTACGTCTCCCGCATCGAGTTCACGGGCAATACCGTCACGCGAGACCGGGTCCTCCGGCGGGAATTCCCGCTGAACGAGGGGGATCTGTTCAACCGGAGCCTCCTCGACCTCGGGGTTTCCAAGCTGAACCAGCTCGGGTACTTCGAGGCGAAGGAGCAGCCGGTGGTCGAGCCGATCGAGGGGGAGAGCCGGGTTCGCATCACCGTGGAGGGGGAGGAGAAGAGTCGGAACGAGATCCAGATCGGGGGCGGGTACAGCGGCCTCGACGGCGTGTTCTTCCAGGGGCTCTTCTCCACCCGGAACTTCCTGGGACGGGGGCAGACGGTCTCGACCTCCATACAGGTCGGCGGCACCGCGAGCCGGTACTCGATATCGTTCGTCGAGCCGTGGCTCTTCAGTCGCCCGTACAACCTCGGCTTCAGCCTCTACCGACAGGACGTGGACTACGGCAACTCGCTGACGAGCTCGAGCCGTGGCGGCGGTGCCGTCGTCGGGCGGCAGCTCGGCTACTTCACCCGGATCCAGACCAGCTTCAACGTCGAGGTGGACACGTCGACGAACTTCTCGGTTCTCGCCGGGCAGTCGACGACCCGTATCACGAGCTTGACGCCGAGCTACTCGTACTACCGGGTCAACAACCCCTACCGGCCGAGCCGCGGATGGTCGATCACGGCGGACGTGCAGCTCGCCGGGGGAGCCCTCGGCGGGGACACGTCGTTCTACAAGCCGATGCTCCTGTTCTCCGGCTACAAGCGGGCGGTCCGGCGGACCTTCCTGGGCTTTCACGCCGAGGCCGGCCTCATCCGGAGCTGGCAAGGAGCGAGCCTCGGAGGGACGGTCGACGTCAACGGCGTCCCGAGGTTCTCCCGTTTCTGGATCGGCGGCGACACCCAGGGGCCTCGCATCTTCGACGTGCGCACGATCACGCCGCTGCGTTTCGTCCGCCTCGACTCGCTGGGGCGGATCGTCGAGGCCGTGCAGGATCCCCGGGGGCGGCTGGTTTCGCAGTTCGACAGGAATGCCGACGGGATCCTCGATCGCAACGACCTCGTGGAGGTCGGCGGGGACCGCTACTTCCTGCTCCAGACGGAATACGCGATGCCGCTCAGCGGCCCGGTGGAGGCGGCGTTCTTCGTCGACGTCGGGAACTCCCTGTTCGAGGACACCCGTTGGGGGTTCAAGGACGCGCGCGTCTCCGCCGGAATCGAGATGCGCTTCTATCTCCCGGTGTTCCCGGTCCCCCTGCGGCTGATGTACGGCTGGCCGCTGCGCAAGCTGCAGGAGGACCGTACGAGCAACTTCATGTTCTCGATCGGCAGGAGCTTCTGATGCCCCGGACGGGGACCTACGCGTCGAGCCGGGTCGTGCTTGGACGGCGCCGAACGCCGAAGAGGCGACGCGGCACCGCGTCCGAAAGGAAGGGATCTCGATGAGACGAATCGCGAGCCTGTTCATCGTCCTGGCCGTCGCCGCGGCCGGAACCGCCTGGGCGCAGGCGATCGCCCCCGCCAGGATCGGCGTGTTCGACGCACAGCGCGTCTCCGAGGAAACCGCCGAGGGGAAGCGCGTCCAGAGCAAGCTGACCGCGTTCAGCGACAAGAAGCGTGCGGAGATCAGCGCCAAGGAGAAGGACGTCCAGGAACTTCAGGACAAGCTCAACTCGCAGGCGCTCTCGCTGTCCGCCGAGAAGCGGAGCAGCATGGAGAAAGATCTCCAGAAGAAGATCCTGGATCTCAACCAGGGCAAGGAAGGCGCGCAGCGCGAGATGCAGCTCGAAGTCTCCGACGCCGAGGGCGCCTTCAGGGAGAAGCTCCTGGCGGCCGTGGAGTCGTTCGGCAGGGACGAGGGGTTCGCGATTATCCTAGAGCGTGGGGCGGCGATCTACGTCCATCCTTCGAGCGACGTGACCACCGCCATCGTCGACCGGTTCAACAAGCTGTTCCCGGTCGCTCCGGAGGCGCCGGCCTCGAAGGACGGAGCGAAGCCGGCGGCGCCGTCGGCGGCGCCGCCGGCGGCACCGCCTACGGTGCCCGACAAGAAGTAGCTGCAGGAGGGCCCCGGGCCCATCACGATCCCGGGAGGAACCCGATGCCCGACGTCATCCGGCTGGGCGATCTGGCGGTCCGGGTCGGCGGGCGCGTCGTCGGCGATCCGGAGCGGAGGATTCGCGGCGTCGCCACCCTGGAGGACGCCGGACCCGAGGACCTCGCCTTCCTCACGAATCCGAGGTACCGAGCGGCGGCCGGCGGAACCCGCGCCGCGGCGGTCCTCGCCGGACGCGGTACGCGGCTCGAGGGGCGGAACGTCCTCGAGGTCGACGCGCCCTACCTGGCGCTCGCGGAGATCCTCGACCTCCTCTACCCCGCGGCGCCGCGGATTCCCGGGATCTCGCCGCTCGCGTTCGTCGCCGGCGGAACGGACCTCGGCGAGGGGGCGCAGATCGGGCCGTTCGCGGTGATCGGGGAGCGGGTGCGCGTCGGCCGGCGTGCGGCGGTCGGCGCGGGAGCCGTCCTCGGCGAGGGGACCGAGGTGGGGGACGACACGGTGATCCACCCTCGCGTCGTGCTCTACCCCGGGACCCGCGTGGGTGCCCGCTGCGTCGTCCACGCGGGAGTGGTCCTGGGTGGCGACGGGTTCGGCTTCGCGACCTCAGGGGGGAGGCACCGCAAGGTCCCCCAGCTGGGGCGGGTCGTGGTCGAGGACGACGTCGAGATCGGGGCGAACAGCGCCGTGGATCGCGGGACGCTCGGAGACACCTTGATCGGACGGGGGACGAAGATCGACGACCTCGTCATGATCGCCCACGGTGTCCGGATCGGTCCCGACGGCCTCATGGCCGGTCAGTCGGGAATCGCGGGCAGCACGAGGGTCGGGGAGAGCGTCACGTTCGCCGGGCAGTCCGGGGCCGCTGGGCACCTGTCGATCGGCGACGGCTCCGTGATCGCGGCCAAGTCGGCGGTGTTCGACGATCTCCCCGAG
This sequence is a window from Terriglobia bacterium. Protein-coding genes within it:
- a CDS encoding OmpH family outer membrane protein — encoded protein: MRRIASLFIVLAVAAAGTAWAQAIAPARIGVFDAQRVSEETAEGKRVQSKLTAFSDKKRAEISAKEKDVQELQDKLNSQALSLSAEKRSSMEKDLQKKILDLNQGKEGAQREMQLEVSDAEGAFREKLLAAVESFGRDEGFAIILERGAAIYVHPSSDVTTAIVDRFNKLFPVAPEAPASKDGAKPAAPSAAPPAAPPTVPDKK
- a CDS encoding AAA family ATPase, whose protein sequence is RFDMSEYMEKHAIAKMIGSPPGYVGHEEGGQLTERIKRKPYSVILLDEIEKAHPDVLNILLQVLEDGMITDAYGEVVDFKNSIVIMTSNIGSQHVARTGGKMGFKGDDRAQAFKDRRDLVMGEVKKTLSPEFINRIDEIIVFDALSEDQLQAIARIMVRKLNASLEERSIQIAVTDEVCAWLVKTTCQDRSYGARPLRRAIQRHVEDPLSEALIRGHFQERGLIEVYLEDGQPAFRATIQAPSA
- the lpxD gene encoding UDP-3-O-(3-hydroxymyristoyl)glucosamine N-acyltransferase gives rise to the protein MPDVIRLGDLAVRVGGRVVGDPERRIRGVATLEDAGPEDLAFLTNPRYRAAAGGTRAAAVLAGRGTRLEGRNVLEVDAPYLALAEILDLLYPAAPRIPGISPLAFVAGGTDLGEGAQIGPFAVIGERVRVGRRAAVGAGAVLGEGTEVGDDTVIHPRVVLYPGTRVGARCVVHAGVVLGGDGFGFATSGGRHRKVPQLGRVVVEDDVEIGANSAVDRGTLGDTLIGRGTKIDDLVMIAHGVRIGPDGLMAGQSGIAGSTRVGESVTFAGQSGAAGHLSIGDGSVIAAKSAVFDDLPEKSFVAGIPAVHHLKWKRAQLLVRGLPELRSRVRAIEDRLVALERKGKGD
- the bamA gene encoding outer membrane protein assembly factor BamA, which codes for MISGSRTLAALVLAATACVALPARAQPTQGTVEAIETQGLQRMTREALLHVFGIHVGEPYDPAKIREEFRKMWNLGIFSDISVEAEDGPNGGKVLILKVKEKVVLTSVAYEDNKVLTRTQIEDRLKERKILLDPGKPLNLKSVFEAESAIRDYLGEKGYLDPQVSHRIDNPTETTGTVNFSIRPGGKTRIRGIHFVGNTVYSERRLLKSLKLTRAWRWWWPWSSKALYHPAKWDMDVANVRELYENRGYLDVDIRPPVVDVKQIVKGGSGKPADAAKDKAAAATPEAPGGGKDAAAASPKAAEALRPLSPREERKRAEKRRREEERAKKRAEKARKKAEPKVKRWVYLTVPVSEGPEYRAGNISVTGNSLFADKDLLAFIPLRKGDVVNIGLLKIAVDAITKAYGNKGYYLATAVQQRERHPETKIADVQIVINEDKPYYVSRIEFTGNTVTRDRVLRREFPLNEGDLFNRSLLDLGVSKLNQLGYFEAKEQPVVEPIEGESRVRITVEGEEKSRNEIQIGGGYSGLDGVFFQGLFSTRNFLGRGQTVSTSIQVGGTASRYSISFVEPWLFSRPYNLGFSLYRQDVDYGNSLTSSSRGGGAVVGRQLGYFTRIQTSFNVEVDTSTNFSVLAGQSTTRITSLTPSYSYYRVNNPYRPSRGWSITADVQLAGGALGGDTSFYKPMLLFSGYKRAVRRTFLGFHAEAGLIRSWQGASLGGTVDVNGVPRFSRFWIGGDTQGPRIFDVRTITPLRFVRLDSLGRIVEAVQDPRGRLVSQFDRNADGILDRNDLVEVGGDRYFLLQTEYAMPLSGPVEAAFFVDVGNSLFEDTRWGFKDARVSAGIEMRFYLPVFPVPLRLMYGWPLRKLQEDRTSNFMFSIGRSF